From a region of the Candidatus Brocadia sp. genome:
- the hslV gene encoding ATP-dependent protease subunit HslV, with protein MKPVIVSTTILAVRKDGHVAIGGDGQVTMNAAVVKQEAKKIRRLYHDKVIVGFAGSSADAFALMERFDAKLEQYQGNVLRSAHELAKEWRTDKVLRRLESLLVVVDKQYSFLISGGGDVIEPDDGVIGIGSGGAYAIAAARALLKHTSLSAKEIVEASLGIAADICVYTNKNIKVEEVK; from the coding sequence GTGAAACCGGTTATTGTATCAACAACGATTTTAGCCGTTCGCAAAGATGGGCATGTTGCCATTGGTGGCGACGGCCAGGTTACTATGAACGCCGCGGTAGTGAAGCAGGAGGCCAAAAAGATCCGAAGGCTTTATCATGACAAGGTCATTGTGGGTTTTGCCGGTTCATCCGCGGATGCCTTTGCACTCATGGAAAGGTTTGACGCCAAGCTTGAGCAGTATCAGGGGAACGTCCTGCGCAGCGCGCACGAACTGGCCAAGGAATGGCGAACGGATAAGGTGCTCAGAAGGCTGGAATCCTTGCTGGTGGTTGTAGATAAACAATATTCCTTTTTGATCTCAGGCGGCGGAGATGTGATTGAGCCGGATGACGGCGTTATTGGCATCGGTTCTGGTGGCGCGTATGCCATTGCGGCAGCCAGGGCATTGCTGAAGCACACCTCATTGTCCGCAAAAGAGATCGTTGAAGCATCTCTTGGCATAGCGGCGGATATCTGCGTGTATACCAATAAGAATATCAAGGTGGAGGAGGTCAAGTAG
- a CDS encoding CBS domain-containing protein, with protein MSSESAVDETTDKSQALQLMEFLNVDNLPAISKDKRFAGIVNRSRLTASLIIDVAKQLKKD; from the coding sequence ATGTCATCAGAAAGCGCCGTTGATGAAACGACAGATAAAAGCCAGGCGCTTCAGCTTATGGAATTCCTCAATGTTGACAATCTGCCTGCAATCAGCAAGGACAAGCGGTTTGCCGGCATCGTCAACCGGTCGCGGCTTACTGCCAGTCTGATAATCGACGTGGCCAAACAACTCAAAAAAGATTAG
- the gcvT gene encoding glycine cleavage system aminomethyltransferase GcvT, which translates to MKKTPLYDTHLAFHAKMVSFHDYVMPLHYDTIINEHQGVRKKAGLFDISHMGRFEIRGDTAFPFIQSVITNDAGKLEDMQVQYTPVCNERGGILDDVLVYKRQRDHFLLIVNCGNKEKDWLWFQRQAASYQQLEIKDLTDTVSLIALQGPLSLWMLEKTFGRKFDCLKRFYFGDFTWEGVRMIISRTGYTGEDGFEIFVDAQHLVKLWNLLMDKNYQDGLIPAGLGARDTLRLEAGLLLYGNDMDETITPLETTIDWTVKFDKDRFVGKEFLLQQKEKGPGRKLAGFEMIDRGIPRHGYPVVKGSAVIGKVTSGSFSPSTNKNIGFCLIQSSYANVGEEFHIHIRGAPYLARVVKAPFYHRKNVTGGCI; encoded by the coding sequence ATGAAAAAAACGCCGCTGTATGATACCCACCTCGCCTTTCATGCAAAAATGGTGTCTTTCCATGACTATGTCATGCCCCTCCACTATGATACCATCATTAACGAACATCAGGGTGTAAGAAAAAAAGCGGGACTCTTCGATATATCCCACATGGGAAGATTTGAGATCAGAGGAGATACAGCGTTCCCGTTTATTCAAAGCGTTATCACAAATGACGCGGGCAAACTTGAAGACATGCAAGTCCAGTATACCCCCGTCTGTAACGAACGGGGTGGAATCCTTGATGACGTCCTCGTCTATAAACGGCAGAGAGATCATTTTTTGCTGATAGTAAACTGCGGTAATAAAGAAAAGGATTGGCTATGGTTCCAGAGGCAGGCGGCATCCTACCAGCAGCTGGAAATAAAGGATCTAACCGACACGGTATCTCTTATTGCATTGCAGGGGCCACTGTCCCTGTGGATGCTTGAAAAGACCTTCGGCAGAAAATTTGATTGCCTGAAACGGTTTTATTTTGGTGATTTCACCTGGGAAGGCGTTCGCATGATCATTTCCCGGACAGGATACACCGGCGAGGATGGTTTCGAGATATTTGTGGATGCCCAGCACCTTGTAAAACTATGGAATCTGCTCATGGACAAAAATTATCAGGATGGTTTGATCCCAGCAGGTCTCGGGGCACGAGACACCCTGCGCCTGGAGGCTGGTCTTTTACTCTATGGAAACGATATGGACGAAACGATAACTCCCCTTGAGACAACGATTGACTGGACGGTAAAATTCGATAAGGATCGCTTCGTTGGCAAGGAATTCTTGCTGCAACAGAAAGAAAAAGGGCCCGGCAGGAAATTAGCCGGCTTTGAGATGATTGACCGGGGCATTCCACGGCATGGTTATCCCGTAGTCAAAGGAAGCGCGGTCATTGGCAAGGTCACCAGCGGGTCTTTTAGCCCATCCACGAATAAAAACATCGGTTTCTGTCTGATACAATCCTCTTATGCCAACGTAGGGGAGGAGTTTCATATCCATATCAGGGGCGCACCTTATCTTGCGCGCGTGGTAAAGGCGCCGTTTTATCATAGGAAAAATGTGACAGGAGGCTGTATATGA
- a CDS encoding transcriptional repressor, whose protein sequence is METIEKLTKKLRSQGMKITPQRLMIFKVLENNTSHPSAENVYKRVKRIYPSVSFTTIYKTLETLRELGEVREFVIDGDRKHYDPNTNLHHHVICSSCKRILDVFEDFSPSVKLPDAVKKDYAVSGFQIFFHGICKECN, encoded by the coding sequence ATGGAAACGATAGAAAAACTTACAAAAAAACTGAGAAGCCAGGGGATGAAGATTACCCCCCAAAGGTTAATGATCTTCAAAGTTTTAGAAAATAATACCTCCCACCCATCTGCAGAAAATGTTTACAAGAGAGTAAAGAGAATATATCCCAGCGTGTCGTTTACCACCATCTACAAAACTCTGGAAACTTTAAGAGAATTAGGAGAAGTAAGGGAATTCGTTATTGACGGCGACCGCAAGCATTACGATCCCAATACGAACTTACACCACCATGTCATTTGCTCTTCCTGCAAAAGGATACTCGATGTCTTTGAAGATTTCTCACCCTCTGTCAAACTACCTGATGCTGTGAAAAAGGACTACGCCGTTTCAGGATTTCAGATATTTTTTCATGGTATCTGCAAAGAATGCAACTAA
- a CDS encoding YkgJ family cysteine cluster protein: MTELISKLEIKRIHHYVQKIQQVTQRIDIFCSALLLQAWRRMNYVFNRREIHSSLKRRQGNCLRCGRCCHASFKCQHLEYDDKGLSLCKVYDRKPLMCSLYPYNEKDYFFHLKPTCGYKYDDE, encoded by the coding sequence ATGACCGAATTGATCAGTAAGCTTGAAATAAAAAGGATTCATCACTATGTACAAAAGATACAACAAGTAACACAGAGGATCGATATTTTCTGCTCAGCGCTCCTGCTGCAGGCGTGGAGAAGAATGAATTATGTTTTCAATAGACGGGAAATTCATTCTTCTTTAAAAAGGCGGCAGGGAAATTGTTTGCGTTGTGGACGGTGTTGCCACGCATCTTTTAAATGCCAGCACCTTGAGTACGACGATAAAGGTCTTTCTCTCTGTAAAGTATACGACCGGAAGCCGCTCATGTGTTCACTCTATCCTTATAATGAAAAAGACTATTTTTTTCATCTCAAACCGACCTGTGGTTATAAATATGACGATGAATAA
- a CDS encoding hemerythrin domain-containing protein — translation MKRFFAILVVISCAGITACAPPKHRIYQEHAHLENTNPSVTDILHNDLDAVKRMLRLLGKAAYCLDHEKPVSKENFQDMVKIISEFSDKHHQEKEDKVLFPALKVKNEGEKKDFLGRLLMEHVSARDEMRNLTTALNYFDQGKKAKKKIAKIAHSYIKNMDKHIDMEEKLLFPWINKVLTPDEQALFIKKFEALEKEDLESGVHEKYSSMIERLEQELWLCSE, via the coding sequence ATGAAAAGATTTTTTGCCATTCTTGTTGTTATTTCCTGTGCCGGCATTACGGCCTGCGCTCCTCCCAAGCACCGCATTTATCAGGAGCATGCGCACCTTGAAAATACCAACCCATCGGTTACGGACATACTCCACAATGACCTTGATGCAGTCAAAAGGATGTTGCGCCTCCTGGGGAAGGCCGCCTATTGTCTGGACCACGAAAAACCCGTTTCGAAAGAAAATTTCCAGGACATGGTGAAGATCATCTCTGAATTTTCTGATAAACACCATCAGGAGAAGGAAGACAAGGTGCTCTTCCCCGCGCTCAAAGTAAAAAACGAAGGCGAAAAGAAGGATTTTTTAGGGCGACTCCTTATGGAACATGTCTCAGCGCGTGATGAAATGAGAAACCTGACGACAGCGCTTAATTATTTCGATCAGGGGAAGAAGGCAAAGAAGAAGATCGCTAAAATTGCTCATTCCTACATAAAGAATATGGATAAACACATCGACATGGAGGAAAAGCTCCTCTTCCCATGGATCAACAAGGTATTGACCCCCGATGAACAGGCGCTGTTCATAAAGAAATTCGAAGCCCTGGAAAAAGAAGATCTCGAATCTGGTGTTCATGAAAAATACAGCTCCATGATCGAACGTCTTGAGCAAGAATTGTGGCTGTGTTCAGAGTAG
- a CDS encoding winged helix-turn-helix domain-containing protein: protein MAYRLKVDYDRLCRRYQATHERGSTGRQGQKYGAEKGGEGWKGKLDGKGAEDTTQRIIEAMANKPDITQKELAAVIGITEDGVKYHIISLRKKGVIKRINPDKGRYWEIVGLGGTP, encoded by the coding sequence ATGGCGTATAGACTGAAAGTTGATTATGATCGTTTGTGCCGCCGTTATCAAGCCACTCATGAAAGAGGGAGCACCGGACGACAAGGTCAGAAGTACGGGGCAGAAAAGGGCGGAGAAGGTTGGAAGGGAAAGTTGGATGGAAAAGGGGCGGAAGATACTACCCAGAGAATCATAGAAGCCATGGCAAACAAGCCTGACATTACTCAAAAAGAACTGGCAGCGGTTATAGGGATAACCGAGGACGGCGTAAAATATCACATAATCAGCCTGAGAAAAAAGGGGGTAATAAAACGCATTAATCCCGATAAAGGCAGATATTGGGAGATTGTTGGGCTTGGGGGCACACCTTGA
- the hslU gene encoding ATP-dependent protease ATPase subunit HslU, which translates to MNELTPRRIVEALDKYIIGQKNAKRAVSIAIRNRWRRYQLSDELREEVLPKNIIMIGPTGVGKTEIARRMAALVKAPFLKVEASKYTEVGYHGRDVESMVRDITEIGVNMVKAEMIQSVQEKAEKMAEERLLDLLLPPVPKSTESSPAEVEEQHLSTREKFRKKLHDGELSNRIVELTVQEKPYVLQGFVAGVEEMGMDFQNMLEKMIPPRAQVRKVPVAEAKRILAHEEAEKLIDREKVIQEAIRRTEQFGIIFVDEIDKIAGRESAHGPDISRQGVQRDLLPIVDGTTVNTRYGVVKTDRILFIAAGAFHVSKPSDLIPELQGRFPIRVELEDLGKEEFLRILTEPKNALTKQYKALLETEGIKVRFENDAIETIAEIAVQVNKRTQNIGARRLHTVMEKLVEDVSFDASDMGGAEVIINAKYVQEKLQAIAQDEDLSRYIL; encoded by the coding sequence GTGAATGAACTAACACCACGGAGGATAGTGGAAGCGCTCGACAAATACATTATTGGTCAGAAAAATGCCAAGCGAGCGGTATCAATTGCTATCCGCAACCGCTGGCGCAGGTATCAGCTTTCTGATGAATTACGTGAAGAGGTACTGCCAAAGAATATTATCATGATTGGTCCTACCGGTGTTGGAAAGACGGAGATCGCGAGGCGCATGGCCGCGCTCGTGAAGGCCCCCTTCCTTAAGGTTGAGGCATCAAAATACACGGAAGTTGGCTACCATGGACGCGACGTGGAATCCATGGTGCGTGACATTACGGAGATCGGCGTGAACATGGTTAAGGCTGAAATGATTCAGTCGGTTCAGGAAAAGGCTGAAAAAATGGCCGAGGAGAGACTCCTGGATTTACTCTTGCCGCCGGTGCCAAAGAGCACGGAGTCATCTCCCGCCGAAGTTGAAGAGCAGCATCTGAGCACACGGGAAAAGTTCCGCAAAAAGCTGCATGACGGAGAGCTTTCAAACCGCATTGTGGAACTCACCGTCCAGGAAAAACCGTATGTGCTTCAGGGTTTTGTCGCAGGGGTTGAGGAAATGGGCATGGATTTCCAAAATATGCTGGAGAAGATGATCCCGCCGCGCGCCCAGGTACGAAAGGTTCCCGTAGCTGAAGCAAAAAGGATTCTTGCCCACGAAGAGGCGGAAAAGCTTATTGACCGGGAAAAAGTTATCCAGGAAGCGATTCGGCGGACGGAACAATTTGGGATTATCTTTGTGGACGAGATCGATAAAATTGCCGGACGTGAATCTGCCCATGGGCCAGACATCTCCCGCCAGGGTGTCCAAAGAGACTTATTGCCGATTGTGGATGGCACCACGGTCAACACCCGATACGGCGTCGTAAAGACTGACCGGATTCTTTTTATTGCTGCTGGCGCGTTCCACGTCTCCAAGCCATCGGATTTAATACCTGAGTTGCAGGGCCGGTTTCCGATTCGGGTGGAATTAGAAGACTTGGGGAAGGAAGAATTTTTACGTATCCTGACCGAACCAAAAAATGCCTTGACCAAGCAATACAAGGCGCTCCTTGAGACCGAAGGAATTAAGGTTCGATTTGAAAATGATGCCATTGAGACGATTGCAGAGATTGCCGTGCAGGTTAACAAACGCACCCAGAATATTGGCGCGCGGAGGTTGCATACCGTAATGGAAAAACTTGTGGAAGACGTTTCTTTTGATGCATCTGATATGGGGGGGGCAGAAGTAATTATTAATGCGAAATATGTTCAGGAAAAATTACAAGCTATCGCACAGGATGAAGACCTGAGTCGCTACATTCTTTAG
- a CDS encoding DUF4338 domain-containing protein has product MPLRRAQAYNSLRNRLVHPVQHRQSPIHARLKTLVSLHIERVQKDEHKTLFHTLLALYHYLGSSRMAGENVKYIVFDRNANPLACILFGSPAWKVAPRDSFIGWDILARKHSLHLIANNLRFLILPWVRVPHLASHILGLIARRIRNDFVHKYGHPVYLLETFVERERFDGIIISDRFSAYLKYHKDRTCGLLQLCWAHIIRDVKALCTEPAYGSSKPFSLLMRQRIGTVFRIWHAHKHNTLSREQLIALTQPILLEMRSFLENNRNAPSQAVSKFSCQLLKKWEHLFVFLSHQGVEPTNNLAERSIRPAVQSRKLSYCTRSDKGQILRVRLLTVWQSCRMQRRNTLDFFRQSIHAHRHHLPMPSLLLQHLPDHTHLAA; this is encoded by the coding sequence TTGCCTCTCCGTCGTGCCCAAGCTTATAACTCCCTTCGGAATCGGCTGGTTCATCCTGTCCAACACCGGCAATCTCCTATTCACGCCCGTTTGAAAACCCTTGTTTCGCTTCACATCGAACGTGTTCAAAAAGACGAACACAAGACCCTCTTTCATACCTTGCTTGCGCTTTACCATTACCTTGGCTCCTCGAGAATGGCGGGTGAAAATGTGAAGTATATCGTTTTCGACCGTAATGCTAACCCACTTGCCTGCATTCTCTTTGGTTCCCCAGCCTGGAAGGTTGCACCCCGCGACTCATTCATCGGCTGGGATATTCTGGCCAGGAAACACTCTCTCCACCTCATCGCCAATAACCTGCGTTTTCTTATTCTTCCCTGGGTGCGCGTTCCCCATCTGGCAAGCCACATTCTTGGACTCATTGCTCGCCGCATCAGGAATGATTTCGTACACAAATACGGACATCCCGTTTACCTGCTCGAAACCTTTGTCGAGCGGGAACGCTTTGACGGCATTATCATCTCCGACCGCTTTTCCGCTTACCTCAAATATCACAAAGACCGGACGTGCGGACTTCTGCAACTCTGCTGGGCACACATTATCCGTGATGTCAAGGCGCTCTGCACGGAACCTGCTTATGGTTCGTCCAAACCCTTCTCCCTGCTCATGCGCCAACGCATTGGCACCGTTTTCCGAATATGGCACGCACATAAACACAACACCCTCTCGCGCGAGCAACTCATTGCCTTGACGCAACCGATACTTCTGGAGATGCGCTCCTTCCTGGAAAACAACCGGAATGCGCCTTCACAGGCCGTCTCTAAGTTTTCCTGCCAACTCCTGAAAAAGTGGGAGCATCTTTTTGTCTTTCTCTCCCATCAGGGAGTTGAACCCACCAACAACCTGGCCGAACGTTCGATTCGTCCTGCGGTGCAATCCCGAAAATTAAGTTATTGTACCCGCAGCGACAAGGGACAGATTCTTCGGGTGCGGTTGCTTACCGTTTGGCAATCCTGCCGGATGCAGCGTAGAAACACCCTTGACTTCTTCCGTCAATCTATCCACGCCCACCGACACCATCTCCCCATGCCATCCTTGCTTCTACAACACCTCCCTGACCACACTCATCTGGCTGCTTAA
- a CDS encoding CBS domain-containing protein, which yields MKHLDPISHVMTANMKTVQISQKMSEVLRVLAENQIHHVPVVDGQRLTGMISTTDIIRLNITLSNADEWSIEKVMKKNLVTIEINETVRKAAQLLSDGIFHSLPVIDRDRHLVGIITSTDLIRYLAKLC from the coding sequence ATGAAACATCTTGATCCCATATCCCATGTTATGACCGCCAATATGAAGACCGTGCAGATAAGCCAAAAAATGAGCGAGGTTCTCCGGGTACTGGCGGAAAATCAGATTCATCATGTCCCGGTGGTCGATGGTCAAAGGCTTACCGGCATGATCAGTACGACCGACATCATCCGGTTGAACATTACCCTATCCAATGCAGACGAATGGTCTATTGAAAAGGTCATGAAAAAGAACCTCGTTACCATAGAAATAAACGAAACCGTGCGCAAGGCGGCGCAACTTCTGAGCGACGGAATATTTCATTCCCTTCCGGTAATCGACAGGGACCGTCATCTCGTGGGAATTATTACGAGCACGGACCTGATCAGATATCTGGCAAAATTGTGTTAA
- a CDS encoding gamma-glutamyl-gamma-aminobutyrate hydrolase family protein — MKPIIGINCDYKEEGKQPCSFIYRNYVDSIIAAGGIPLVLPIIKDENDVRNSLKRIDGLILSGGEDVPPQRYGKERHQKTLCVHPDKDISDNLLVHSAIQMKKPILAICYGTQLINVAFGGSLIQDIPSQVTSPVIHKDPQNKHHIHTVKIEKRSRLHTIVGTEYIETNSVHHQAIDTLGNGLIATACTKDGMIEAIELEGYPFLVGVQWHPERMTSDPCHAALFSALVIASEPYSKGAFFRNDTENFHAEL, encoded by the coding sequence ATGAAACCAATCATTGGTATTAATTGTGATTACAAAGAAGAAGGTAAACAGCCCTGCTCTTTCATTTACAGAAATTACGTTGATTCAATTATTGCAGCAGGTGGCATTCCCTTGGTATTGCCTATCATAAAAGATGAAAACGACGTTCGCAATTCCTTAAAAAGAATCGATGGCTTGATCCTGAGCGGTGGGGAGGACGTCCCGCCTCAACGGTATGGAAAAGAACGCCATCAAAAGACTCTCTGTGTTCATCCCGACAAGGATATTTCCGACAATCTTCTGGTTCATAGTGCCATTCAAATGAAGAAGCCGATTCTGGCCATTTGCTATGGTACGCAGCTTATAAACGTTGCTTTCGGCGGTTCCCTTATCCAGGATATCCCGTCACAGGTCACATCCCCTGTTATTCATAAAGATCCGCAAAACAAACACCATATCCACACGGTAAAGATCGAAAAAAGGTCGCGCCTGCATACGATTGTCGGGACGGAGTACATCGAAACAAATAGTGTGCACCATCAGGCAATAGATACATTAGGGAATGGCCTGATAGCTACGGCCTGCACGAAAGATGGTATGATTGAAGCTATAGAACTCGAGGGGTATCCGTTTTTAGTAGGTGTTCAATGGCATCCAGAGCGCATGACCTCGGATCCTTGCCACGCAGCATTATTTAGTGCCCTTGTTATCGCATCAGAACCATATTCCAAAGGCGCCTTTTTTAGAAATGATACTGAGAATTTTCATGCAGAGCTATGA
- the msrA gene encoding peptide-methionine (S)-S-oxide reductase MsrA: MVTEEKNQPATPPQSKEIVTLGGGCFWCIEAFFDELEGVECVESGYSGGRVDNPTYQQVCTGTTGYAEVVQITFDPTIVSFREILEVFFTMHDPTTLNRQGADVGTQYRSVIFYRNQEQKSVAEQVVREVQTAHLWDAPVVTEIAPFKAFYKGEDYHQDYYKLNPSQGYCRVVITPKIKKFREHFRKKLKKRNLEIPNPNGSEMTQSETRDG, encoded by the coding sequence ATGGTGACCGAAGAAAAGAATCAACCGGCAACTCCTCCTCAAAGCAAGGAAATAGTAACGCTGGGGGGAGGCTGCTTCTGGTGTATTGAGGCCTTCTTTGACGAACTGGAAGGTGTGGAATGTGTGGAGTCCGGTTATTCAGGCGGTCGGGTTGATAATCCCACCTATCAGCAGGTATGCACGGGAACTACCGGGTATGCGGAGGTAGTGCAAATCACGTTTGATCCCACGATCGTCTCTTTCAGGGAAATTTTAGAGGTATTTTTCACGATGCATGACCCCACGACCCTGAACCGCCAGGGAGCGGATGTTGGCACGCAGTATCGGTCCGTTATTTTTTACCGAAACCAGGAACAAAAGTCGGTGGCTGAACAGGTTGTCCGTGAGGTTCAGACGGCGCATCTGTGGGATGCGCCGGTGGTGACGGAGATAGCGCCGTTTAAGGCCTTTTATAAGGGAGAAGACTATCATCAGGACTATTATAAACTCAATCCCAGCCAGGGGTACTGCCGGGTTGTGATTACCCCAAAGATAAAGAAATTCAGGGAACACTTCCGGAAAAAGCTCAAAAAAAGGAATCTTGAAATTCCCAACCCGAACGGGTCGGAAATGACACAATCCGAAACACGAGATGGGTGA
- a CDS encoding sigma-70 family RNA polymerase sigma factor, translated as MNAFEYKIDHLTDEAYENYAAEDELNEGEALKEQIKYKDYDPVRLYLKEMANLPLLSREEELYLAKKIKIMSRLLHRRVLGFDYGLEKYVNILEQLDSESDLVQFVETSATRDQSKNEMVERIHGVARKIKDTLERNQTDYVKMQKQSVSKNMKARILKKIVARKRIAVKELEAVHIRAETILPVMRDLLDILEKVVACKGSAKGSVYKKKMHGKCLYYAYDIKLLSMRAIRETEKVIFAIKSINNEYESARNRFSEGNLRLVVSIAKRYRKRGLVFHDLIQEGNTGLMRAVDKYDYRMGFKFSTYATWWIKQAIIRAIDDKARTVRIPVHMTDVINKTNMVLKASQGDLERKPKIEAIAKEAKIPISEVYRVFRIASQPISLESPIGESGETMFEDFIQDKKTESPVTNAHKTLLKDQLEKVLNTLSYREREVIKLRFGISDGYTHTLEEIGERFNITRERIRQIESVAIRKLQHPLRSRKLEGFIEGVMTN; from the coding sequence ATGAACGCATTTGAATACAAAATTGATCACTTAACTGATGAAGCCTATGAAAATTATGCTGCTGAAGATGAATTGAACGAAGGGGAAGCGCTGAAAGAGCAGATAAAATACAAGGACTACGATCCGGTTCGGCTTTATTTAAAGGAGATGGCAAATTTACCCTTGTTATCCCGCGAGGAGGAGCTTTATCTTGCAAAGAAAATAAAAATAATGAGCCGGTTGCTACACCGGAGGGTATTGGGATTCGATTACGGGTTGGAAAAGTATGTTAATATCCTTGAACAGTTGGACAGCGAATCAGATCTTGTTCAGTTTGTTGAGACGTCGGCAACGAGGGACCAAAGCAAGAATGAAATGGTTGAACGAATCCATGGTGTTGCAAGAAAAATTAAAGACACCCTGGAGAGGAATCAAACAGATTATGTAAAAATGCAGAAACAATCTGTTTCCAAAAATATGAAGGCCCGAATCCTGAAAAAGATAGTTGCGAGGAAGAGGATTGCGGTGAAGGAGTTAGAAGCAGTGCACATCCGCGCAGAAACAATATTGCCGGTGATGCGGGATTTACTGGATATTTTAGAGAAGGTTGTTGCCTGTAAGGGAAGCGCCAAGGGATCGGTTTACAAAAAAAAGATGCACGGGAAATGTTTGTATTATGCTTACGATATAAAACTCTTGTCTATGAGGGCTATTCGCGAAACAGAAAAGGTTATTTTCGCGATCAAATCCATCAACAATGAGTATGAATCTGCTAGAAATCGATTTTCGGAAGGTAATTTGAGGTTAGTGGTAAGTATAGCCAAACGGTACAGAAAACGTGGTTTGGTCTTTCACGATCTTATTCAGGAAGGGAATACTGGCCTTATGCGGGCTGTTGATAAATATGACTACCGGATGGGGTTTAAGTTCAGCACGTATGCCACTTGGTGGATTAAGCAGGCAATTATCAGGGCAATCGATGATAAGGCAAGGACGGTGCGTATTCCAGTTCACATGACAGATGTAATCAATAAAACTAACATGGTGCTGAAAGCATCACAGGGAGACCTTGAAAGAAAGCCGAAGATTGAAGCTATCGCAAAGGAAGCGAAAATACCCATTTCTGAGGTGTACCGGGTATTCCGGATCGCATCACAGCCCATATCATTGGAAAGTCCGATTGGCGAAAGTGGCGAGACGATGTTTGAGGATTTCATTCAGGACAAAAAGACTGAATCGCCCGTTACGAATGCACATAAGACGTTATTGAAGGATCAGCTGGAAAAGGTTCTTAATACCCTGAGTTACCGGGAACGGGAAGTTATCAAACTCCGCTTTGGGATTAGCGATGGTTATACCCATACCCTGGAAGAAATTGGAGAGCGTTTCAACATAACCAGGGAACGAATACGTCAAATTGAAAGCGTAGCAATCCGCAAACTCCAGCATCCATTGCGCAGCAGAAAATTAGAAGGATTCATTGAAGGGGTAATGACGAATTAA
- a CDS encoding CBS domain-containing protein — MKAKEVMNKIVTAAKQNTIGRDLAVKLLSGMYSGLPVVDDKGKVLGIVSEFDLLKAIRSGKALEQVTAGEIMSKNPICVNEDTAVDQIIDLMTKYNIIRVPVTRNDTLVGVISRCDILNSVVEPKFVTFFAD, encoded by the coding sequence ATGAAAGCCAAGGAGGTCATGAACAAGATTGTTACCGCGGCAAAGCAGAACACCATCGGCAGAGACCTGGCGGTAAAACTATTGTCCGGTATGTACAGCGGATTGCCCGTTGTCGATGACAAGGGGAAGGTGCTTGGAATCGTAAGCGAGTTCGATCTTCTTAAGGCAATTCGAAGCGGAAAGGCCCTGGAACAGGTAACGGCCGGGGAGATTATGTCAAAAAATCCCATCTGTGTAAATGAAGACACCGCCGTTGACCAGATCATAGACCTTATGACCAAGTATAACATTATCCGCGTCCCCGTCACGAGAAACGATACGCTGGTGGGAGTCATCTCCCGATGTGATATCCTGAATAGCGTCGTAGAACCCAAATTTGTAACCTTCTTTGCTGATTAA
- the gcvH gene encoding glycine cleavage system protein GcvH, translating into MTRIPNELLYTKTHEWAKKIDSNVVMMGITAHAQEQLRDIVFVELPPLGRELKAGAACAVVESVKAACDIFAPLSGKVVKINQQIQERPQLVNEDPYGEGWFLHIEVSHPDEFNALLSPAQYQAISESAHQ; encoded by the coding sequence ATGACGAGGATACCAAACGAACTCCTTTATACGAAGACACACGAATGGGCAAAAAAAATAGATTCAAACGTCGTCATGATGGGGATTACCGCCCATGCACAAGAGCAACTCAGGGACATTGTCTTTGTGGAGTTGCCTCCTTTGGGGAGAGAATTAAAGGCGGGTGCCGCTTGTGCGGTGGTGGAATCCGTAAAGGCCGCATGCGATATCTTCGCCCCGCTATCGGGAAAGGTTGTTAAAATCAATCAACAGATCCAGGAAAGACCGCAACTGGTAAACGAAGACCCTTACGGCGAGGGATGGTTTTTGCACATCGAGGTATCTCATCCAGACGAATTCAATGCCCTGTTAAGTCCGGCTCAATATCAAGCTATCAGCGAATCGGCGCATCAATGA